Sequence from the Ooceraea biroi isolate clonal line C1 chromosome 2, Obir_v5.4, whole genome shotgun sequence genome:
AATTATCAAACGGCGATCAATTATCACATTGGGAATTGCTTGTggatgaatattttaaaattatgtcaAAAAATTCACTCGATGAATCTATCAAGAGAAGGGTGGAATATTCAGTTACAAATAAATTGTCTGAAGAAGAATTGATAGCAGAAGATAAACATGCATCTCAGGAAAACGCATATCTTATCGAGAGGGATTTAAAAATTCGcaattctgaaaataaaaaaaggtagAAAGATACTTTATTATGCAACTAATTTCCAGAGAAAATCAAATAAAGTTTAgagtataaaattaaaaatacttatttttatttagcataacaaatttagaagagaagccatcaaataattttacaaattcgcTAACCACAGAGAGGTTGCAAACGGATACCTTCATAAATGCAAACACAATCAGTGAATCCTCTAAGTTAATAGATTCAAACATCGTATTGGACGTAATTATTGAAGCGACATATAGCATGTAAGTTTAAGAAAATGTAATTGGGTACGTAaagctttgaatatttttttatctttattctttgtcggagtgtaatatagaaatgTGCAAAgtaatatcttattatttctttgctttattatatattttaaaacaggTATGCCAATGAATTGCGGTATGCTCTTATACATGCAGTTTTCGTAATGCCAATACCGATAGAAATTTATCATATGCGGCACACCTTACGAATACCACGCCGAATTAAGCTCGCAGATCCCGAAAGAGGACCGTTTGACATACAACTGtacgaaaaattgaaaaaatctgCCACTGAGGAATCAAAAGTTGACCGTAGCAAGAGATATAAAGGTAAATAGCATTAAAAAACAATGAACTAAGATTTAATCATAAAGTTATAGTTatacgtaattaaattatatattttttaatcaaaaatgcttattctattatttatttatattacatacaatagtttgtacaatatttttcaatgttcaatgttaaatataataaatataaactctaccgaaatttttattttcaggaaaaaataatgcaaaaaaagGGCAAATAGTTAATGATATGGATACGAAACTTCCTCCGACGCCAGCATCTTCTTTGGACGATGAAGAAATACTAGCCTATAATCGTCAGTTTATTTTACCGCTGATAGAAGCAAAGGAAGCAGCGCAAAAAATCTTCGAGTTATATGCAGAGGATACATAACGAGGATAAAAGCAAATAATCGCATGATATTGGGGGAATACGGACTTTATTCTATACTTTAATAgtttaaaatacataaaatacaatattattctgTAATTATTGCTGTGCCCCATTCGtgacatttaaattttttcactGTTTTAGAATCGAATAATTGGATATccaatttaacaaaattacatGGATTATCCATGTCTTGCTGAAGTTTTCCTAATTGCCCGTACTTGTTACTGCCACAGCCCCAAAAAGAACCGTCATCTACAAGAAGATATAAAGATATCGCTTCTctggaaaatataatttttttaggaATGATATatcaatacatatatatattacctGCTAAGCAAACAGTAAAAGAATTTCCGCATTCCACTTTTTTGACATTAATTTCTATAGTCTCTCCTCTatgatttttgaaatttactAAAGTTGGAACGGCACAAACTCTCTTCTCTTTGGTTTCAATTCCTAACTCGCCATTTGAATTCCATCCCCACGCATACAAATCACCCTGTCATATTAAACCAGTTTAACAGATTCATTTTGCGATTTGTATGATATGtgcaattttttttcaaaactgaCCTGATTAGTGACTACAGCACTGTGCCACCCACCCGCTGATATATGTACAACTTTCAAACCCGCTAAGGCTTCAATCAGCTCTGGATCATCGGAAGTTTCTAGATCATTATGCCCTAATTGACCACGcctacacacatatataattttttattgattaaaaattattttatataatttgcataatatgTAATACCGTAATCATTAACATTAACTTAAATATCATGGattgtaataatgttaaaaagatATTCAACAAGGACCGGTAAGATCTAGCgagatgtaatatattttaagaagtGATTCTTTCAGatttaaattgcaaatgtataaaaataacatctgcaatatttttcgaaGTCATAGTAATCCATGATTTACaagttaatgttaataattatttgtatgtaATAGCACTTTCATACATACGCTCCCTTGCCCATTGAATAAATATCACCATTTTCTGCCAATAAAATGATATGCTCAAAACCACAGGCGATATCAATAAATTTGATTCTTTCAAgcacatttatcaattttagaGTGCTAAATACACGTccttttaacaaaattaaaagtttatataaaaatatgatgatGATACAGTATTTAATTtgagtatattaattttcatattaagtTACATACCTAAATTGCTTAGGATTATTAGACATTCCGCTTTTGACAGTTTAATACCATATTCACCCTCCATAAAAGTTTTGGACATAATGTCAGGAACCAATCTTTCCCAAGAATCATCATATATCTTATACGTCCAGATTTCATTACgtgttgaaaaaataaaaattctgtccTGACAAGGAATAGCCATCTTAcaactatatttaaaaaaaatagaacgtATAATAGAGAGATCATAAATAGAAAGATATAtaagatagaaaaaataaagaagatgaaaaaaaCGATATCTATTACCCTCCTGCTGATTCTATTggaatgtttattaaatgagggccatttttatcattgtttTCACTAATTTTGCCAGTgatatataattctgtatttcgccataaaagaaaatagttcCAGCCGATTTCAATGTCTGTGATTGCCGGAAATGCAATCTGAGTGAAATGCGATATTGATGTAATAATGCCATCCTGATTTGAAAAAAGTGGACTGGCATTTAAACCAGTATAATAAACTGGCATATTTCTGTAAGCAAGAAATATGATAGTGTCATTTAATAgcatattactattttactttattagagttataaataattcaatagtactagttatttaaattttataattttatacacacactgtatatatattattgctatAAATTTACAGTCTAATTATTAAGAATGTGACAAAAAAGTGATATGCATTTAGAtaagaaaatatgtatataatactaaatgactgattttatttaacaaagttGTGATAGTTATGCCTAAAATCGATTTCTCTCTTCGAAATATATACTTTTGACTCACAACGAAAGACAATTAATCAATGATCtataattttagttttattttagcgACTATGCGAATCGATTTTACATTCTTGTGTTTGTtgattttcataataattttaaaaacatttaggCTTATGGTATTAATTATAGTAACAATTGCTATACATATTTCAGgtcgataaaattaaaaacgttttacatttataaactTATAGATTAGAAGTTTCAAAATGATGACATTTATCAACGAATAGCGTTGATAACTAtgattttttacaaaattagtTCAGTCTGCACAAGTGATAAACTGCAGTTAATTTACCTACTGTTGTTGTGTTGCAAAACAATCGGTATCTGCGCGTGTTCAGCTCACAAGCATATTGTTTCTCGCTCGCACTGTATGTTGCACAATTCACGTTAAACTGAATTAGACATGTAATCGTTGGAAGGAAAAAAGATGATAAAGGAAACTTGAGAAAAAGGATAGCAGGTGCAGCTAAAAAGGAAGTAGCTCGTATCACACGCGCTGATTGCTCGCCGTAGTGTCAATTAGAGTGTGCAGATGTCACGACTTTCCTTGGATACCAGAAAAACAACACACATAGCTTTGACATAGCAGAATCGAGCTCGTCGACGTGTTATCGCAAGAGTTTGTTAACGTGTCTTCACTCCAGTACTCGAAATACCAATAATACGATGGTAAACGtgaattaaatgcaaatgcacAGTACTATGCACTTTTTTCTTCTACCCTATTGCCTGTTACACCATCGAACGCACGCTGCGGTTAAGACATAACCTGTGCAGTCGACAGCAATCGCATATGACTCCATTTAAATCAAGCATTGTATATGAGCACAAcccgtaaaatatttagttaagAAATGTACTATTTGTAAGATATAATATTggaaaacttaatttattttttactatgCACCGTACTTGTAATTGTCTCTGCTTCCAAGCATCACGAGCTATACTCTCGTTGTCATAACTACTTTAATATATGCCAACATGATAATTTTTGTTCAACTCTCGAAATTGCATGCACTGACTGCGCGCGAAATCTGAACGTACGAGAAATTTCTGTTTTGCTATTGCAATAGATATCTTGTAATGTTTTAGTACAAacaagtttattaaataatttgtaaaaagaaacaaaacacATCTTTTTCATAAGAGTTGatacagaaataataaattaaatagtaaatatttaataaatttattatttaaaataaatatgttagcataagatatttgaagtattttattaatattaaggcTTAAAACATAGTTTAGAAGATAATATcgcaatataaattaaaatattgtgcaaataattgatattcaaTATTAGGGTCTCCTTGCTATTTTACGAAAATTGCGATCAAATCCTGATAAAGAGCTGCGTTTATTATTGTTGGGTCTGGACAATGCCGGGAAAACAACCATTTTAAAATGTTTGGCAAGTGAAGATATTACACAGGTAAAAGCTCTTACTTAAacctttataataatttaataaaaagtgtgTTAAATCTATgcaaaatataacaatacaatctatgtaaaatataacaaatttgcacaaaatgcaatattattacgttgaataaataaattttcttaagGTCACTCCAACACAAgggtttaatataaaaagtgtCCAGAGTGAGGGTTTCAAATTAAACGTTTGGGATATTGGTGGAGCCCGAAAGATTCGACCTTATTGGCGAAATTATTTCGAGAATACGGACGTACTTGTGagttttataacatttaatagaagaatttatatatgtacatgaaaCTTTATGAATCAATTCTGATCATGTacataatgtattttttttagagTTTATTCTGTTTGTAAACCaggtaattttattgcaaaaatgatACGGacagtttttaaatataatatttgttggCAACAGATTTATGTCGTTGATAGCGCGGATATCAAAAGGCTGGAGGAAACGGGACAAGAATTATCGGAACTTCTGCTGGAGGAAAAGCTACGCGGAGTGCCGTTATTGGTGTACGCTAATAAACAAGATCTAGGACACGCGGTAACGGCGGCCGAAATAGCGGAGGGACTTGGTTTGCACAATATCAAAGATCGTGATTGGCAGATACAATCGTGTATTGCCACAGAAGGCAAGGGCGTCAAGGTATGTTGAAGACATCCATATTGTCTCggttgtaaataataaatgcgatatgtataattgataCCACACCATTACTTTGTCCGTGAAACACTCtatcttaatttaaattattataagaataaattaatccactcatataaaaaaagaatattgcaatcacattgatatataattttatagagtcCCTCTTTTTTAACATTGTATACAGTTAGAAatagatttttctttattttcaggAAGGTTTAGAATGGGCGTGCAAGAACATCAAGAGGAAATAATTAACGCTGTGGAAATTGAAGAACATAATCGATGTTTATTCCACATTAGGGCGCACGAAAGGAGCAGGTTTACCGTCCACTGTACATTTTACACATGaactttatttatcttttatctaCTATTTACAAAGAactcttatatatatatatatatatatatatatatatatatatatataagaacatTGCTGTTTGTGGATTCGGTACGATCGTCCGAATGTTCGGTACACATTCCTATGAACACGCATCGTCGTACCGAACGTATCCAGTCGTAGGACTTCCGTCCATTTTGGAATGAGTCGCTCAACATCAGTCAGATTCGAGAAGTTCTATTTTTCGCATGAGAGAATCGCCATCCGTAACGGCGAATGTTACATTGTAAAGAAACGTGCCTTCTTGCTGTTTTCATTgtagattaaaatttttatagatttatcTAGTAAAGATTCATAAAGATAACGGGACAACAGAAACGACACGATATGTATTCGTAGATatagttattaatataatatttatacctATAATAGAGATTTGAGCACCACATGTGTTACTGCACTCACGGAAGTAGAATCGCGGAGATGCGCTAAAGCATAACGCGCAGCATGTACAACAAAACACGTTCATAGCTGCGTATCTTTTTATCTTAACGATTAAATACCACATAAgcaattaagaaaaaattgcACGTTCCAAATAATGCCGGGTTCAATGGCTTTTAATTGGAATTAGTCTGCGTCATGCCAATGTGCCGCGATTTTTGCACAATATGTGAAactatgataatattatttattatattgatttattatgcGTCAGAATGTATCTCGTTAATAGccaattttaaatgtatattatgtaaaaagtatgaaaatgagCATTTTCCCAAGTGCGAGTCTTAATACTTATGtagtattaattttcaaaatagtCAATTAATGGAAGCATTTGcgtgtattaaaaattttcgaaaacttTAGTTGTAAACTGTAAAATCTATCTAACCGACACGGAAGTCTCGGAAACGTCTAAAACCGTTTTACCCGCACTTTAGACAGTTAGTCCACGAGATAAGCATGTCTTCTAGACATTTTCACGTCTTCTATGCGTATGTGTGTCGCtcgattatatttcttaaaaatttaatatttaaagtcAATGTTTTATAGTGTCTtcatttatgtacatataaaaaaacactccttaatatttaatcgctTCTACATATATCTGCTACTGCAGTCATCAATATGACTTCGTCTGGCGCATTCCATTTTGTGCAATAAATACAGACAGAATAGAGAACAGATAAGAACACCATTTGGCGACACATCTTTCTAGAGGCGACTTAACAATGTCTTTCACAAACTGTTAACAATCTAAAACTCAGAGTTCGTCGTTATGAATATTTTCTGTAGTCACTCTAATTTCTTCTTCGTGGAAAGCCGTACATTCTGCTGGATACTTGCTCTGAAAATAGAATGTAaaacagtttttaattaaattctgttgtttataatcgaattaacaCGACAAATCATACACAgaacaaatacaaatattttcagtagcaaaacttttaattatcttgaaataacctttttacctttattttaattaataataaatttgtgtatataaatttcttgagagagagagagagagagagagagagagagagaaagaatttatatattctgctaaaatgtatttttatttttgaatgattctattataatttactcACGATGCATCCACCGTTTTCCATAATGGCGCCATAAAGAGACCAGAAGTTGATTCCTAACTTATTGCTGACTGCCCAAGCCGCAGGGAAACTTGCTACTCTCAGCAATCCATTGCGTATACGTGACTCATTGCTGTCGTCTGATTGATTCTTTTCGTTTATGGTACACAAAATTTGACTAGCACACGATGGTACTTTCGTTGACCATTTGTATGCGCGATACGCCTGGAAATAAGTGACATATcaatacgtataaaaaaacttatcaaaatttaactttaaattaTATGCGGTGAAAGCAAATTAGTTTTGAAGCattttatttaagatattaaCAGCATTCTCtgaaaaaacattaaatatatatttctaacaaATAATAGAACTTTAAGAAATATACCTTAAGAATAGGAGCAATGATGTCGTTGTTAATGGCATAACTCAGTTTGTTGCTCAGCTCTCGTGCATTTATTCGAGACATGATAAATCCTTTCTCAGAAGCCAAACTTGCTAATTCCTGAAAGTAGGCTATCGCTGGCCTCACGTACTGTGAGCTGTCGAtcttcatatttaaatatttcttcgcTATTGCATTCGCCAATCTGAATATGAAATAGCGGTTACTCTTTTATGTATTCGCAAAACAAAAAGATGaatcttataatataaatatcatcgTCATATCAACCTGGTAAGGCTCTCCGTTGGCCTCGTAGCGTCAAACATCATCGTTTTTGGAAATCCTTGGGATTTTAGAAAACTGTTGCCAACGTACTGCGCGGTCGTAAGATAACGTTGCTGATTCATCGGGTCAGAAACATGGGCGATCCATTCGGCTACAAAAGTCGTAAGTGAGTTGATCCACCTTCGACGTAGAGTAGGATTTTCGAAGCTGCCCAAGATCTTCTCCCATTGAATGTTACCGTGCTCGTCTGACATGTGGGCGATTACTTTCGACAAACCGCTATTTTTCCATAATGTTTGGCCGAGCTCCGaattactaaaataaaaaactttttattaataacatagaGCCGCCAAAGAAATGACAATAAAAACGGACATTGTATAGTTGACGTAATACCTAAAGTGATCCCACATGACGTGAATGTTTTCGAGAATGGGTGGCAAGAACCAGGAGTGCCCTGAATGATCCATATTACCGGCATCGTCGTCATTAGTTCCATGACCCAAAGCTTCTAAAACCATTGGCACAAGACCCATTATCGCGTCGTTGTTCGCGTTTTGTTGGAAGAACGCGCTGCCCATGTTGATTAGATTATTCCAGTCTATGCCATCCTCCTTGTGCTCTTCATCCTTTATCGATCTCTTGGCAACATTGTCGTTCGTACTCAAAGCACTAAGTATCGAACCTACCATCGACAAGTCAAAACCCTGATTATTTTGGTTCCCTGACATCAAATTACTGAGGCCGGAAAGGATTTGGCTGACACCGTCCATTGTGGATCGTTTCTCGAACATTGTATCGCCGACCTGTCGATTATCcacatatatttcaaaaagttGGAGTCTTCAAATGCTGCATTCGGTTTTACATTTCCGCAAGTATTGATgagaataaaatactttattgcAGCTTCAAAAAAGATTAGCAATTTGTTTTCTTGAATGTTGATTCAAGAGGCACTGTTAtcgcattaaaataaaataaagtgtaAAGAAAGTATCAGATAAACCGTAACAACTggatagaattaaataaaaagtgaatcgagtatataaatttttgtcaTACCTGTTTGCTGCCATCTGAATGTGCGAAAGCTTGGGCCATCTTCTCAATCGACTTCTGGGAGAAGAGGTTTTTGGCCTCCTCGATAAATACGCTTGACGCATCGTCCTCATTCTTTCTCTCA
This genomic interval carries:
- the LOC105281741 gene encoding uncharacterized protein LOC105281741; the encoded protein is MYRLLGDLLGITDYKINKAAFWFLDTIALHVLRYKNRLDDHYRGVLISWLAGEMTLIRDKRLLREDFFKEMRMLFLYVAEKLSNGDQLSHWELLVDEYFKIMSKNSLDESIKRRVEYSVTNKLSEEELIAEDKHASQENAYLIERDLKIRNSENKKSITNLEEKPSNNFTNSLTTERLQTDTFINANTISESSKLIDSNIVLDVIIEATYSMYANELRYALIHAVFVMPIPIEIYHMRHTLRIPRRIKLADPERGPFDIQLYEKLKKSATEESKVDRSKRYKGKNNAKKGQIVNDMDTKLPPTPASSLDDEEILAYNRQFILPLIEAKEAAQKIFELYAEDT
- the LOC105281742 gene encoding E3 ubiquitin-protein ligase HERC2 isoform X2, yielding MPVYYTGLNASPLFSNQDGIITSISHFTQIAFPAITDIEIGWNYFLLWRNTELYITGKISENNDKNGPHLINIPIESAGGCKMAIPCQDRIFIFSTRNEIWTYKIYDDSWERLVPDIMSKTFMEGEYGIKLSKAECLIILSNLGRVFSTLKLINVLERIKFIDIACGFEHIILLAENGDIYSMGKGARGQLGHNDLETSDDPELIEALAGLKVVHISAGGWHSAVVTNQGDLYAWGWNSNGELGIETKEKRVCAVPTLVNFKNHRGETIEINVKKVECGNSFTVCLADDGSFWGCGSNKYGQLGKLQQDMDNPCNFVKLDIQLFDSKTVKKFKCHEWGTAIITE
- the LOC105281742 gene encoding E3 ubiquitin-protein ligase HERC2 isoform X1, with the protein product MLLNDTIIFLAYRNMPVYYTGLNASPLFSNQDGIITSISHFTQIAFPAITDIEIGWNYFLLWRNTELYITGKISENNDKNGPHLINIPIESAGGCKMAIPCQDRIFIFSTRNEIWTYKIYDDSWERLVPDIMSKTFMEGEYGIKLSKAECLIILSNLGRVFSTLKLINVLERIKFIDIACGFEHIILLAENGDIYSMGKGARGQLGHNDLETSDDPELIEALAGLKVVHISAGGWHSAVVTNQGDLYAWGWNSNGELGIETKEKRVCAVPTLVNFKNHRGETIEINVKKVECGNSFTVCLADDGSFWGCGSNKYGQLGKLQQDMDNPCNFVKLDIQLFDSKTVKKFKCHEWGTAIITE
- the LOC105281743 gene encoding ADP-ribosylation factor-like protein 3 encodes the protein MGLLAILRKLRSNPDKELRLLLLGLDNAGKTTILKCLASEDITQVTPTQGFNIKSVQSEGFKLNVWDIGGARKIRPYWRNYFENTDVLIYVVDSADIKRLEETGQELSELLLEEKLRGVPLLVYANKQDLGHAVTAAEIAEGLGLHNIKDRDWQIQSCIATEGKGVKEGLEWACKNIKRK
- the LOC105281739 gene encoding uncharacterized protein LOC105281739 → MWLSRTSLLLILIALASSERKNEDDASSVFIEEAKNLFSQKSIEKMAQAFAHSDGSKQVGDTMFEKRSTMDGVSQILSGLSNLMSGNQNNQGFDLSMVGSILSALSTNDNVAKRSIKDEEHKEDGIDWNNLINMGSAFFQQNANNDAIMGLVPMVLEALGHGTNDDDAGNMDHSGHSWFLPPILENIHVMWDHFSNSELGQTLWKNSGLSKVIAHMSDEHGNIQWEKILGSFENPTLRRRWINSLTTFVAEWIAHVSDPMNQQRYLTTAQYVGNSFLKSQGFPKTMMFDATRPTESLTRLANAIAKKYLNMKIDSSQYVRPAIAYFQELASLASEKGFIMSRINARELSNKLSYAINNDIIAPILKAYRAYKWSTKVPSCASQILCTINEKNQSDDSNESRIRNGLLRVASFPAAWAVSNKLGINFWSLYGAIMENGGCISKYPAECTAFHEEEIRVTTENIHNDEL